Within Burkholderiales bacterium, the genomic segment CAGAATAATTTGACCCGCCGCCCACTGCTGCCGATGATACGCTGGAGCGCGATACTCGCCGGTCTCGTAGTCGGCCTCGCCACGCATATGCTGCTGACTTTGCTCGGCGTTGCGGCAGGGCTCACGGCGGTCGATCCGATGGCGCAGGACGCAGTCGGCAACATTCCCGTCGCCGCCGGCATCTGGAATGGTCTCAGCATGCTGGTTGCTGCTTTCGTTGGCGGGTTTATCGCCGCGCGCATGTGCGGTTTATCGCGCCTCAGCGATGGTTTGCTGCACGGGTTCGTGTCGTGGGGCGCCACGACCTTGCTATTGGCCTATTTGACTACGACAGCCGTCACCGGCGCGATCGGCAGCGCGTTTGGCTTTATCGGTCAAAGCGTGCAGACGATAGGTCAGACCGTTGCCGAACCCGGTACGCCGGCCGATGTGAACTTGCCCGACTCTTTGGCGGCCGCTTTGGGTTCGCTGATCAAGGGGACCGATAATCCCGGCGCCGGGGAGATCACCACCGACTCGTTGGCCGAGGTGCAAAGGTTGCTGCGCGCCGGGAACCGTCAGGGCGCAATCGACGTGATGGTCAAGCAGATGGGATTTTCGCAGGAACGCGCGAATCAGGTCGCCACCCAAGCCACGACTTTGCTCGGGAAAGCGACGCCGCAACAGGCGCGCGAGACCGCCGATCAAGCCGTATCCACCCTGGCAAAAGCTTCCTGGTGGCTGTTCTTCGGGATACTGCTGTCGATGGTGCTCGGAATTGCCGGCGGCGCGGTCGGCGTGAGGTCGTTGCGCCGGCGTAGCCACACCGGACAGGGAACGCTGCGCGCGATGAGCTGATCTGAAGGTTTCGACTGGGCGATGCCGCTTTACTTCGCGGCATCGCTTCTTGAACGACGATCCACGGCTGGCTTGCCGGCTGCTTTCAGCAACACCACCACCGCACCGCTTCCACCGTCGACTCCGCGCGCCTGACAGAAGGCGAGTATCTCGTTTCGCTGCATCAGCCAGTTTGCAACTTTCTGCTTGAGTACCGGCTCCCGGTTTTTCGAGCGCAAGCCCTTGCCGTGGATGATGCGCACGCAACGCGCATCGCGGCGTGTGCACGCGTTCAGAAATTCGCCGAGCAAGGGACGCGCGGCGGCAACCGTCAGACCGTGCAGATCGAGTTCATCCTGGATCACCCAATGACCGCGCCGTAGCGCGCGCAGTACCTGCCGCGAGATGCCGTCTCGCACATAGGCGAGCGCTTCCCCGGTTTCGAGCAGCGCGTCCAGCGGAATATGATCGCTGAGGCTATCGGCCAGCGCTTCGCGCTCATCGCGCAGGCGCTGCTGTGGAATCGGCTTGGGCGGGCGGCGCGCGTGCAACACCCGGGCCGTACTGCCCAGCGGCCGAACGTCGCCGACCGACTCACGGAACAGATCGCTGTCCTCGGCGGGGGAGGGCGCTTCGCGCGTTGCGGGAATTAATGGAGGACGCTTGCGCATGGGACGGATTCAGACTGAACCGCGATTTTGAATTTTTCATCCACTGCCTGTTCCTCCATCGGGAGACGAAACCAGAGATAAGCGCAGGTTGGGGTGCGTAAGCTCCCTGACCTGCGGATTTTCGGGTACTTGCGCGCCTGACCCGCGCATCTGCGAGACAAACCCCGATCGGGAGAGGAACCAGAGATTTCGCGAGCAAGATTGGAACAACTCAAGCCGTCGTCTGCGACATCGCAGGCGTTCCCTGGTGCGCCTGCGTTCCCAGCGTTTCATCCAGGTATTTTTCGGCATCGAGCGCGGCCATGCAGCCGCTGCCGGCGCTCGTCACCGCTTGCCGATAAACGTGATCCTGCACATCGCCCGCAGCGAATACGCCGGGCACGCCGGTCGCTGTCGCGTCGCCGCTGTCGCCGCACCTCGTGACGATATAACCGTTTCTCATATCGACTTGACCGGCGAAGATTTCGGTATTTGGCCGGTGCCCGATCGCGATGAACACACCTTGCAATGGCTTCTCCTGAGCCTGCCCGGACTTGACTTCCTTGATGCGTATGCCGGTGACACCGCTGTCGTCGCCGAGAACTTCGTCGAGCACATGGTTCCAGAGCACGCTCACGTTGCCGCCGCCGGCGGTTTTCTTCAGCAGACGATCGACCAGAATCGCCTCGGCGCGAAAGCGGTCGCGGCGATGGATGACAGTCACATGCTGCGCGATATTGGACAGATAAAGCGCCTCCTCGACAGCGGTATTTCCGCCGCCGACGACCGCCACGTCTTGTCCCCTGTAGAAAAATCCGTCGCAGGTCGCGCAGCCCGACACGCCTTTGCCCATGAATGCCTGCTCCGACGGCAAGCCCAGATACATCGCCGACGCGCCGGTAGCGATAATCAGCGCATCGCAGGTATACGTTCCCGAATCACCGATCAGCGTAAAGGGTTTTTGCTTGAGCCGGGCGGTATGAATGTGATCGAACACGACCTCGGTTTC encodes:
- a CDS encoding Smr/MutS family protein; this encodes MRKRPPLIPATREAPSPAEDSDLFRESVGDVRPLGSTARVLHARRPPKPIPQQRLRDEREALADSLSDHIPLDALLETGEALAYVRDGISRQVLRALRRGHWVIQDELDLHGLTVAAARPLLGEFLNACTRRDARCVRIIHGKGLRSKNREPVLKQKVANWLMQRNEILAFCQARGVDGGSGAVVVLLKAAGKPAVDRRSRSDAAK
- the trxB gene encoding thioredoxin-disulfide reductase → MQKPDKHARLLILGSGPAGYTAAVYAARANLKPVLITGLAQGGQLTTTTDVDNWPADVMGVQGPELMERFLKHAERFETEVVFDHIHTARLKQKPFTLIGDSGTYTCDALIIATGASAMYLGLPSEQAFMGKGVSGCATCDGFFYRGQDVAVVGGGNTAVEEALYLSNIAQHVTVIHRRDRFRAEAILVDRLLKKTAGGGNVSVLWNHVLDEVLGDDSGVTGIRIKEVKSGQAQEKPLQGVFIAIGHRPNTEIFAGQVDMRNGYIVTRCGDSGDATATGVPGVFAAGDVQDHVYRQAVTSAGSGCMAALDAEKYLDETLGTQAHQGTPAMSQTTA